Proteins from a single region of Lysinibacillus sp. JNUCC-52:
- a CDS encoding YlbF family regulator has translation MVNIYNEINALEATFRKTEEFKALEEAVAVVKADEDAIKLFQNFRKIQIDLQQKQMAGEDLQEDELLYAQKTAQLAQQNEKIVAMLEAEMKLSGVIEEVNRILVKPIQSLYEGM, from the coding sequence ATGGTTAATATTTATAATGAGATTAATGCTTTGGAGGCAACTTTCCGCAAAACGGAGGAATTTAAAGCATTAGAAGAGGCAGTAGCAGTCGTAAAGGCGGATGAGGATGCAATTAAGCTATTCCAAAACTTCCGTAAGATTCAAATAGATTTACAGCAAAAGCAAATGGCTGGGGAAGATTTACAGGAAGATGAACTACTGTATGCTCAAAAAACAGCTCAGCTTGCGCAACAAAATGAGAAAATTGTAGCAATGCTTGAAGCAGAGATGAAGCTAAGTGGTGTTATCGAAGAAGTAAATCGTATTTTAGTAAAACCAATCCAATCATTGTACGAGGGTATGTAA
- a CDS encoding coproporphyrinogen III oxidase — MKIIQIDRKYPEDWIRVLNHIANLFFEDSKLSTTAQEADMSVAFSYRVDEHFSIYTSAVLEVDGKRYTNDYHIDYAMEAVGREQNIRLKRALSHVFLNVLEQHTGMHQQWGILTGVRPTKLYHKFRQAGMDDREIEEVLVRDFRLSEEKVALLKDIVARQLVTIPDLDNIEKEISVYIGIPFCPTKCAYCTFPAYAIGSNRKQGRVETFLDGLHIELREMGKWLTENNMKITSIYWGGGTPTSIEAHEMDALYQTMYDAFPNPETIREVTVEAGRPDTITPEKLAVLKKWGIDRISVNPQSYTDETLKAIGRHHTVQETIDKFWLARESGMNNINMDLIIGLPNEGTEEFQHSLEESAKMQPESLTVHTLSFKRASEMTRNKDKYKVADRDTVAQMMQMAQVWTKENDYVPYYLYRQKNILGNLENVGYSKAGEESIYNIVIMEEVQTILGIGCGASSKFVHPETGKITQFHNPKDPAAYIMTFEDAIGKKIELLNELYNV, encoded by the coding sequence ATGAAAATTATTCAAATAGATCGAAAGTATCCTGAGGATTGGATTCGCGTATTAAATCATATTGCGAATTTGTTTTTTGAGGATTCAAAGTTAAGTACGACTGCGCAGGAAGCCGATATGTCCGTTGCTTTCAGCTACCGAGTTGATGAACATTTTTCTATCTATACTAGCGCGGTGCTTGAGGTAGATGGTAAACGTTACACGAATGATTACCATATTGATTATGCGATGGAAGCGGTTGGTCGTGAGCAAAATATTCGACTGAAACGTGCACTATCACATGTGTTTTTAAATGTGCTAGAACAGCATACGGGTATGCATCAGCAATGGGGGATTTTAACAGGTGTGCGCCCGACAAAGCTTTACCATAAATTCCGCCAGGCAGGTATGGATGATAGAGAAATTGAGGAGGTACTCGTACGTGACTTCCGTTTGTCAGAGGAAAAAGTAGCACTGTTGAAAGACATTGTTGCCCGTCAGCTAGTCACTATTCCAGACTTAGACAATATCGAGAAGGAGATTAGTGTTTATATTGGCATTCCGTTTTGTCCAACAAAATGTGCATATTGTACTTTCCCTGCGTATGCGATTGGAAGTAACCGTAAACAAGGTCGTGTAGAGACATTTTTAGATGGCTTGCACATTGAATTGCGTGAGATGGGTAAGTGGCTAACTGAGAACAATATGAAAATTACTTCAATTTATTGGGGTGGGGGTACACCAACTTCAATTGAAGCACATGAAATGGATGCACTGTATCAAACAATGTATGACGCTTTCCCGAATCCTGAAACGATTCGTGAGGTAACGGTTGAAGCAGGTCGTCCAGATACGATTACACCAGAGAAATTAGCTGTACTGAAAAAATGGGGCATTGATCGTATTAGTGTAAATCCGCAGTCTTATACAGATGAAACATTAAAAGCAATCGGTCGCCATCATACGGTGCAAGAAACAATTGATAAGTTTTGGCTAGCACGCGAATCTGGGATGAATAACATCAATATGGATTTAATTATTGGCTTGCCGAATGAAGGGACGGAAGAGTTCCAACATTCGTTAGAGGAATCTGCAAAAATGCAGCCAGAGTCTTTAACTGTTCACACATTATCCTTTAAACGCGCCTCTGAAATGACGCGTAATAAAGATAAATACAAGGTGGCAGATCGTGATACGGTTGCTCAAATGATGCAGATGGCACAAGTATGGACGAAGGAAAATGATTATGTTCCTTACTATCTATACCGTCAAAAAAATATTTTAGGCAATTTAGAAAATGTAGGCTACAGTAAAGCGGGAGAAGAAAGCATTTATAATATTGTGATCATGGAGGAAGTGCAGACGATTTTAGGTATTGGTTGTGGAGCATCTTCAAAATTTGTTCATCCTGAGACAGGGAAGATTACACAATTCCATAATCCAAAAGATCCTGCCGCTTACATCATGACGTTTGAAGACGCAATTGGCAAAAAAATTGAGCTATTAAATGAATTATATAATGTTTAA
- a CDS encoding glycerate kinase, whose translation MKVIICPDSYKGTLSAFEVANAMHEGIMDADQSIETVILPVADGGEGTLESLIASTGGKYISENVLDPLGRTIEAKFGVLGDDETCVIEMAQASGIMLLQDSEKNPELASTYGTGQLIMAALNKGFRKFIIGIGGSATNDAGIGLLKALGLQFKKDDGTSIANGVSALLDLASIDNSQLDARLSEATFTIACDVDNPLIGERGATAIFGPQKGVKKHEITYFDNCLKQFADIVEKQYHIRLHDYKGAGAAGGVGGALIAFLNGTFHAGIDIVIEAVQLKKQLKDAQIVLTGEGKSDRQTLHGKAPLGVAMAAKTTNTQAMLLSGAIDEEDKSILLNYFAVVESLVDESTTVQQAMQEPYRLIRLKTKKIIENYVNMGDE comes from the coding sequence ATGAAAGTCATAATTTGTCCAGATTCTTATAAAGGTACTTTATCTGCATTTGAAGTTGCGAATGCGATGCATGAAGGAATCATGGATGCTGATCAATCGATTGAAACAGTTATTTTACCAGTGGCAGACGGTGGAGAAGGTACGCTAGAATCCCTTATTGCTTCAACGGGAGGTAAGTATATTTCAGAAAATGTGCTCGATCCGCTAGGCAGAACAATCGAAGCAAAGTTCGGTGTGCTTGGAGATGATGAAACTTGTGTCATCGAGATGGCACAGGCTTCTGGAATTATGCTGTTGCAGGACAGTGAAAAAAATCCTGAGCTGGCATCAACATATGGGACAGGGCAGTTAATAATGGCAGCACTGAATAAAGGGTTTCGAAAATTTATTATTGGAATAGGCGGTAGTGCCACAAACGATGCTGGTATTGGTTTATTAAAGGCTCTAGGCTTACAGTTTAAAAAAGATGATGGGACATCTATTGCGAATGGCGTGTCAGCATTATTAGATTTAGCATCCATTGATAATAGTCAGCTCGATGCACGATTGTCTGAAGCAACATTTACAATTGCATGTGATGTAGATAATCCATTGATTGGAGAGCGCGGCGCTACAGCTATTTTTGGCCCGCAAAAAGGTGTGAAAAAGCATGAAATTACTTATTTTGATAATTGCTTAAAGCAGTTTGCAGATATTGTGGAAAAGCAGTATCACATACGTTTACATGATTATAAAGGGGCAGGTGCTGCTGGTGGTGTAGGTGGTGCATTAATTGCCTTTTTAAATGGTACTTTTCATGCAGGCATAGATATTGTTATAGAGGCTGTCCAGTTAAAAAAACAGTTGAAAGACGCACAAATTGTTCTTACTGGTGAAGGTAAATCAGATCGCCAAACATTACATGGCAAGGCGCCATTGGGGGTGGCAATGGCTGCAAAAACAACAAACACACAGGCGATGCTATTGTCTGGAGCCATTGATGAGGAGGATAAGTCTATTTTGCTCAATTATTTTGCTGTTGTGGAATCGTTAGTAGACGAATCGACTACTGTCCAGCAAGCAATGCAAGAGCCTTATCGTTTAATTCGTCTAAAAACGAAAAAAATAATTGAGAATTATGTAAATATGGGGGATGAGTAA
- a CDS encoding ribonuclease H family protein, with translation MHVLIEWTYKTPKGAGTILRSEEMPGAQALLLAEDMERTGRVKSLQFIDRQDTNWSIKELKAYLKEVDTEPHNITVYFDGGFDRTTKQSGLGCAIYYEQNGKPYRLRKNAFSAELKSNNEAEYAALYLGLVELELLNAHHLPISIIGDSQVVINQLNGEWAALEKDLAGWADKIDAKLSELSLRPDYKLISRKENAEADRLATQALNGIDITGLSERLKE, from the coding sequence ATGCATGTTTTAATTGAATGGACTTATAAAACACCAAAGGGTGCTGGAACGATTTTACGGTCAGAAGAAATGCCTGGAGCTCAAGCGTTATTATTGGCGGAAGATATGGAACGTACAGGACGTGTTAAATCCTTACAATTTATCGATCGACAAGATACGAACTGGTCTATTAAGGAGCTAAAAGCATATCTAAAAGAAGTTGATACGGAACCCCATAATATTACTGTCTATTTTGATGGAGGCTTTGATCGTACAACTAAACAATCAGGGCTTGGGTGTGCCATTTATTATGAGCAAAATGGTAAACCTTATAGGCTAAGAAAAAATGCCTTTTCCGCGGAGCTTAAATCTAACAATGAGGCTGAATATGCAGCGCTTTATTTAGGGCTAGTGGAGCTTGAATTATTAAATGCTCATCATTTACCGATTAGCATTATAGGGGATTCACAAGTCGTTATTAATCAGCTAAACGGAGAATGGGCCGCATTGGAAAAGGATTTAGCAGGTTGGGCAGACAAAATTGACGCAAAATTAAGTGAGCTAAGCCTTCGACCAGACTATAAACTGATTTCAAGGAAAGAGAATGCCGAAGCAGATAGACTTGCAACACAAGCATTAAACGGAATTGATATTACAGGGTTGAGTGAAAGGTTAAAGGAATAA
- a CDS encoding effector binding domain-containing protein: MQSYCQSCGMPLVSAELLGTEKDGQVSQDYCIYCYELGEFKQPNITVDTMISLCVPHLKEEGMVEEEARQMLASFLPNLKRWRTREVKQPVVKEKQSFQIVGITARTNNANELTATAKIPQLWTDYFQQNVAGQLFNQVNEGVMYGLYSDYETDVNGDYSITLGVEVSTDKDVPKEMSVKTVPASKYLVFSSEKGSMPDIVIKAWQDIWAWFANAEVERTYTGDFEVYDERCQPNEAQVDIYIAIK; encoded by the coding sequence ATGCAAAGTTATTGCCAAAGCTGTGGAATGCCATTAGTGAGCGCGGAATTATTAGGAACAGAAAAGGATGGACAAGTATCTCAGGATTATTGCATATATTGCTACGAATTAGGAGAGTTTAAACAGCCAAATATAACTGTTGATACGATGATTTCTTTATGTGTACCGCATTTAAAAGAAGAAGGTATGGTAGAAGAAGAGGCACGACAAATGTTAGCTTCGTTTTTACCTAATTTAAAAAGATGGCGAACACGAGAGGTCAAACAACCAGTTGTAAAGGAAAAACAAAGTTTCCAAATAGTAGGGATAACAGCACGCACAAATAATGCGAATGAATTAACTGCTACAGCGAAAATACCACAATTATGGACAGATTATTTTCAGCAAAATGTTGCGGGTCAACTGTTCAATCAAGTGAATGAGGGCGTTATGTATGGACTGTATTCGGATTATGAAACAGATGTTAACGGAGATTATTCAATAACGCTTGGAGTGGAAGTATCAACTGACAAAGATGTGCCAAAGGAGATGTCCGTAAAAACAGTTCCTGCCTCTAAATATTTAGTCTTTAGTTCCGAAAAAGGATCAATGCCAGACATTGTTATTAAAGCTTGGCAAGATATTTGGGCTTGGTTTGCAAATGCAGAAGTGGAACGAACGTATACTGGTGACTTTGAGGTATATGATGAACGATGCCAACCTAATGAGGCTCAAGTCGATATTTATATAGCAATTAAGTAA
- a CDS encoding YheE family protein: MIQHFSFKPLFENTQLPGWAISFFYQRERYAAEYLKDGVIQWIGPIPPNEEDVKKMIHELMLFHIYD, translated from the coding sequence ATGATTCAGCATTTTAGCTTTAAACCTTTATTTGAAAATACACAGCTTCCTGGATGGGCCATTTCGTTTTTCTATCAACGTGAACGTTACGCTGCAGAATATTTAAAGGACGGCGTTATCCAATGGATTGGACCTATTCCTCCAAATGAAGAAGATGTTAAAAAAATGATTCACGAACTTATGCTTTTCCATATTTATGACTAA
- a CDS encoding cation diffusion facilitator family transporter: MELYTNLRQGEKGAWLSIATYLILSSTKLTIGYIGTSEALKADGLNNTTDIIASIAVLIGLRIAQRPPDSNHQYGHLRAETVASLVASFIMLVVGLQVLIASLKGLWEPSGTTPSMLTAFVAIGSAGVMYIVYRYNLALSKKIRSAAVKAAAYDNRSDALVSIGTAIGIFGAIFGFPIIDTLTALVVAFLILKTAVEIFWEAVQSLTDAFDIDEVETLSVLIRNVSGVIELLDFKGRAHGNMYFIDVTVTVNPYLNVFESHRITEEIERTIMRENHFCHVLVHIEPHIEDLPPTHKNQPPTT; encoded by the coding sequence ATGGAGCTCTATACAAATTTACGTCAAGGGGAAAAAGGCGCTTGGTTATCTATCGCTACTTACTTAATTCTGAGCTCGACAAAGCTAACAATTGGCTACATTGGAACATCTGAAGCTTTAAAAGCAGATGGATTAAACAATACAACGGATATTATTGCATCTATTGCCGTATTAATCGGCTTGCGTATTGCCCAAAGACCACCAGATTCAAATCACCAATATGGCCATCTGCGCGCTGAGACGGTTGCTTCACTTGTTGCATCATTCATTATGCTTGTTGTCGGCTTACAAGTTTTGATTGCGTCTTTAAAAGGGCTATGGGAGCCAAGTGGCACAACTCCATCTATGTTAACAGCATTTGTCGCAATTGGGAGTGCTGGAGTAATGTATATTGTTTATCGTTATAATTTAGCTTTATCAAAAAAAATTCGCAGTGCTGCTGTCAAAGCTGCCGCTTATGACAATCGTTCAGATGCACTTGTCAGCATTGGTACAGCTATCGGGATATTCGGTGCAATTTTCGGCTTCCCAATCATAGATACATTGACAGCACTTGTTGTAGCTTTTCTTATACTAAAAACGGCCGTGGAAATATTTTGGGAAGCTGTTCAAAGTCTTACAGATGCATTTGATATCGATGAAGTCGAGACTTTATCGGTTTTAATTCGCAATGTAAGCGGCGTTATTGAGCTTTTAGATTTCAAAGGACGCGCACATGGCAATATGTACTTTATAGATGTAACTGTGACAGTGAATCCTTACTTAAATGTCTTTGAAAGCCACCGTATTACTGAAGAAATTGAACGAACAATTATGCGGGAAAATCACTTCTGTCACGTACTCGTGCATATTGAACCACACATCGAAGATTTGCCGCCTACACACAAAAACCAGCCTCCTACCACTTGA
- a CDS encoding DUF445 domain-containing protein: protein MDNFIVTLLFMAIIGAAIGGITNHLAIKMLFRPHEAIYIKNWRVPFTPGLIPKRRDELAKQLGLTVVNYLLTPETFRKKFFSKDIQDKVEQFVQTKVEETFFTEDKTIQDWLTLAGFSNMPVTIEQKVEQIVAGQFESVKNTLSTRTIRTLLSEDIQQTIDAKIPVAVGHILQKGEDYFLSPAGEMTIKAMIDDFLSSKGSLGGMLNMFLGDSSSLMGKVQRELVKFIQAPGTTALLTNIFTQEWEKLKDRPAMDYLEDIDFEPILANLQSYVKDQLAVAERLQHPISYYWPSGSTWMRETIVPQMIEKAFTRAEDKLEDVLKRLNLQEVVREQVDSFPVSKLEELVLGISKREFKMITVLGAVLGGLIGIVQGLIVYFI, encoded by the coding sequence ATGGACAATTTTATAGTGACATTATTATTTATGGCAATCATCGGTGCTGCAATCGGAGGTATAACAAATCACTTAGCAATTAAAATGCTATTTCGACCTCATGAAGCGATCTATATTAAAAATTGGCGTGTGCCATTTACACCTGGTCTTATTCCAAAAAGACGTGATGAATTAGCGAAGCAGCTTGGATTGACTGTCGTCAATTATCTACTGACACCTGAGACCTTTAGGAAAAAGTTTTTCTCAAAAGATATTCAAGATAAAGTAGAACAATTTGTACAAACAAAAGTAGAAGAAACATTTTTTACGGAAGATAAAACGATTCAAGATTGGTTAACTTTAGCTGGTTTCTCCAATATGCCTGTCACGATTGAACAAAAGGTAGAGCAAATTGTAGCCGGACAATTTGAATCAGTTAAGAATACATTATCAACGAGAACAATTCGTACACTGTTATCGGAGGACATTCAACAGACGATTGATGCTAAAATTCCAGTAGCAGTGGGGCATATTTTGCAGAAAGGCGAAGATTATTTTTTATCGCCAGCTGGAGAAATGACGATAAAGGCAATGATTGATGACTTTTTATCGTCAAAAGGATCACTAGGCGGTATGCTTAATATGTTTTTAGGTGATTCTTCGTCACTTATGGGTAAAGTACAACGTGAGCTTGTGAAGTTTATACAGGCTCCTGGAACAACAGCGCTGCTAACGAACATTTTCACACAGGAGTGGGAAAAATTAAAGGATCGTCCAGCAATGGATTATTTAGAGGATATTGATTTTGAACCGATATTAGCAAATTTACAAAGCTATGTAAAAGATCAATTAGCAGTTGCAGAACGCTTACAGCATCCTATTTCATATTACTGGCCTAGCGGTAGTACTTGGATGAGGGAAACAATCGTGCCTCAAATGATTGAAAAGGCATTTACTAGAGCAGAAGATAAATTAGAAGATGTGTTAAAACGCTTAAATTTACAAGAAGTCGTACGTGAACAAGTCGATTCGTTCCCAGTATCGAAACTTGAAGAGCTTGTCCTTGGCATTTCCAAGCGTGAATTTAAAATGATTACTGTACTTGGTGCCGTTCTTGGTGGTCTAATTGGTATTGTGCAAGGTTTAATCGTCTACTTTATTTAG
- a CDS encoding CdaR family transcriptional regulator: protein MLTKKLAEEIVHQTMLRLRRNINVISPTGVILASGDKMRVENIHEGALYVAKSKETLIINKENIDAYPNTKPGINMPIMYQDEVLGVIGITGDSEEILEIANLVQLTTEIMTHQAIVESKSEWQRKNNDYIFEALVHGSKIDAALQERIQKLPFSLEAPFQIVLLSLDAPSSAENSLPLFFEDLFYKQPVLSGHSQLHEYYILLTNYDEQKKQQMMKALRKKKHKLPSLQIGVGPTVPNLSQLPNCYNGAKTALEFAFMNKEITFFEDVELFSLFKKRDSEEVQAFQNRVLKNMNAKQLETLQTFFDCNLQLKLCAQQLNIHRHTLTYRLNKIRELTGYDPQYFEDAVILKMACTLR, encoded by the coding sequence ATGTTAACAAAAAAATTAGCAGAAGAAATCGTGCATCAAACAATGTTACGATTACGTCGCAACATTAATGTTATTAGTCCAACTGGAGTTATTTTAGCTTCTGGCGATAAAATGAGGGTGGAAAATATACACGAAGGCGCACTTTATGTGGCAAAATCAAAAGAGACACTCATCATTAATAAGGAAAACATCGATGCCTATCCCAATACAAAACCTGGCATCAATATGCCGATTATGTATCAAGATGAAGTCCTTGGAGTAATCGGTATTACAGGTGATTCTGAGGAAATTTTAGAAATTGCCAATCTTGTTCAACTAACAACTGAAATCATGACACATCAAGCGATTGTGGAATCAAAAAGTGAGTGGCAACGGAAAAACAACGATTACATATTTGAAGCGTTAGTGCACGGCAGTAAGATAGACGCCGCCTTACAAGAACGCATTCAAAAACTTCCATTCTCTCTTGAAGCACCTTTTCAAATTGTATTACTTAGCTTAGATGCACCTTCGTCTGCAGAAAATAGCCTTCCTCTGTTTTTTGAGGATTTATTTTATAAGCAGCCTGTTCTTTCAGGTCATAGCCAGCTTCATGAATACTATATACTACTAACAAACTATGATGAGCAGAAAAAACAACAAATGATGAAAGCTTTACGTAAAAAAAAGCATAAACTACCGTCATTACAGATTGGTGTTGGACCAACAGTACCAAATTTATCGCAACTTCCAAATTGCTATAACGGCGCAAAAACAGCACTTGAATTTGCCTTTATGAATAAAGAAATTACGTTTTTTGAAGATGTCGAGTTATTTTCTCTTTTTAAAAAGAGAGACTCTGAAGAAGTACAAGCATTCCAAAATCGTGTACTAAAAAATATGAATGCTAAACAACTTGAAACATTACAAACTTTTTTTGATTGTAATTTACAGCTGAAACTTTGTGCACAACAGCTTAATATTCACCGTCATACTCTTACCTATCGTTTAAATAAAATTCGAGAGCTAACAGGCTACGATCCGCAATATTTTGAGGATGCTGTCATCTTAAAAATGGCCTGCACTTTACGGTAA
- a CDS encoding hemolysin family protein: MTGFFVATEFAIVKVRTTRIDQLVAEGHKKAKNAKRVVSDLDEYLSACQLGITITALGLGWLGEPTFEIILHPVFEFLNLNGSITSILSFILAFSIVTFMHVVIGELAPKTLAIQKAEFVTLNLSGPLILFHNITYPIIKLLNGSARGLTGLFGLKMMSESEVAHTEEELRMILSDSLKGGEINNAEYEYVNSIFEFSDRLAKEIMVPRTEIVGIEKELTIKEVFDLMGVEQYTRYPIIDGDKDHIIGLVNMKHLLTAYIKDPANGDKLVIDYMQPIIRVMETTQINELLLKIQRERIHMAILMDEYGGTSGLVTIEDIIEEIVGDIQDEFDEDEIPEVQEVAENHFILDAKMLLENVNDMLGTDIEDDDIDTIGGWFMTKRFDAVEGDSIEEQGFEFTAKELDGHHILYLEVLKLPELDLVNDIEESKDYK; encoded by the coding sequence ATGACAGGATTTTTCGTTGCAACTGAATTTGCAATCGTAAAAGTGAGAACTACCCGTATTGATCAATTAGTCGCAGAAGGCCATAAAAAAGCGAAAAATGCAAAACGTGTTGTATCGGATTTAGACGAGTACTTATCCGCTTGTCAGTTAGGTATTACAATTACAGCACTTGGACTTGGGTGGCTAGGTGAACCAACGTTTGAAATCATTTTACATCCAGTGTTCGAGTTTCTAAATCTGAACGGTAGCATAACATCTATCCTTTCATTTATACTTGCATTCTCTATTGTAACGTTTATGCATGTAGTTATCGGGGAATTGGCGCCAAAAACTTTAGCCATCCAAAAAGCAGAATTTGTTACATTAAACTTGTCTGGTCCATTAATTTTATTCCATAACATTACGTATCCAATCATTAAATTATTAAATGGCTCTGCTCGTGGTTTAACAGGTCTATTTGGTCTTAAAATGATGTCAGAATCAGAAGTTGCGCATACTGAAGAAGAATTGCGTATGATTTTGTCGGATAGTTTAAAAGGTGGAGAAATTAATAACGCAGAATATGAATATGTAAACAGTATTTTTGAGTTCTCAGATCGCCTTGCAAAAGAAATCATGGTGCCACGTACTGAAATCGTCGGAATTGAGAAAGAGCTTACGATTAAAGAAGTATTCGATTTAATGGGTGTCGAGCAATATACTCGTTATCCAATTATCGACGGTGATAAAGACCATATTATTGGCTTAGTCAATATGAAGCATTTATTAACTGCTTACATTAAAGACCCAGCAAATGGTGATAAACTAGTGATTGACTATATGCAACCGATTATTCGCGTTATGGAAACAACGCAAATTAATGAATTATTACTCAAGATTCAACGTGAACGTATTCATATGGCTATTTTAATGGATGAGTATGGTGGAACATCGGGTCTTGTAACCATTGAAGATATTATCGAGGAAATTGTCGGGGACATTCAAGATGAGTTTGATGAAGATGAAATCCCTGAAGTACAAGAAGTTGCAGAAAATCATTTTATTTTAGATGCAAAAATGCTACTAGAAAACGTCAATGATATGCTAGGTACTGACATAGAAGATGATGATATCGATACGATTGGTGGTTGGTTCATGACGAAGCGTTTCGATGCTGTTGAAGGTGATAGCATTGAAGAGCAAGGTTTTGAATTCACAGCTAAAGAACTAGACGGTCACCACATATTATACTTAGAAGTTCTGAAATTACCTGAACTTGATTTAGTAAATGACATCGAAGAATCGAAAGACTATAAATAA
- a CDS encoding helix-turn-helix transcriptional regulator — translation MKLDRLLTMTMILINRKKVRAQELADLFDVSVRTIYRDVETLSFAGVPVVSQQGVNGGISLIDGYRMDKQILTKEELTSLSIALKSALTSYEDTHAKAVLEKLTGIADDKVKKSMDHVFIDLSPWGQNVILKEQITLLKKAIEDEQCVSFLYSTAHGTMTKRLIEPHTLVQKGKVWYIYGYCTLRNSFRLFKISRMKDIKEAFVCFERKAVHLAELPWDKAWQQPHNLVAITLSFDESIRTLVEETFGAEHIDNEKSIVQVSLPEDEWLYGFLLSFGNRIKLIDPPYLVDIVHKRAQEIVALYQETKGEK, via the coding sequence ATGAAATTAGACCGTTTATTAACGATGACTATGATTTTAATTAATCGTAAAAAAGTAAGAGCTCAAGAATTGGCAGATTTATTTGACGTATCCGTTCGCACAATTTACCGCGATGTTGAAACCCTCAGCTTTGCAGGGGTACCTGTTGTAAGTCAGCAAGGAGTAAATGGAGGAATTAGTTTAATCGATGGATATAGAATGGATAAGCAAATTTTAACGAAGGAGGAACTAACCTCTCTATCGATTGCGCTCAAAAGTGCCTTGACGTCATATGAGGATACACATGCTAAAGCCGTTTTAGAAAAATTAACGGGGATAGCAGATGACAAAGTGAAAAAATCGATGGACCATGTATTTATTGACCTCAGCCCTTGGGGACAAAACGTTATATTAAAAGAACAAATAACGTTATTGAAAAAGGCAATTGAGGACGAGCAATGTGTCAGCTTCTTGTATTCAACTGCGCATGGGACGATGACAAAACGCTTAATAGAGCCACATACTTTAGTACAGAAGGGGAAAGTGTGGTATATCTATGGCTATTGCACATTAAGAAATAGTTTTCGGTTATTTAAAATTTCAAGAATGAAGGATATTAAAGAGGCATTCGTATGTTTTGAACGGAAGGCAGTTCATTTAGCAGAACTTCCTTGGGATAAAGCTTGGCAGCAACCACACAACTTAGTGGCAATCACGCTGTCATTCGATGAATCAATTCGAACACTAGTGGAAGAAACATTTGGAGCAGAACATATAGATAATGAAAAATCAATCGTGCAAGTGTCATTGCCTGAAGATGAATGGCTCTATGGATTTTTGCTGAGCTTTGGGAATCGAATAAAGCTTATTGATCCACCTTATTTAGTTGATATTGTGCACAAACGGGCACAGGAAATTGTCGCATTATATCAGGAAACAAAAGGTGAGAAATAA